In one Solanum lycopersicum chromosome 11, SLM_r2.1 genomic region, the following are encoded:
- the LOC101262585 gene encoding uncharacterized protein yields the protein MEDKLEISSIEEDKKIPVFTVLKNGAILKNIFLLDNPPPCSNQESEIEEILVVGRHPDCNITLEHPSISRFHLRIHSKPSSLSLSVTDLSSVHGTWISGKKLESGVKVELKEGDRMQLGGSSRVYRLHWVPISHAYDLENPFVPTLCESEPEESTQEEQHQDESGFSLQNDQIQKEDYDMVQGLDSSFSGMSSLPRLRSLTPPAPPMLDKNVAANENLPGNIHEEGEISLRQPAYQADKENSIPEALLVPGQSPNENADGTPPRSQQRCSSIWSRRGKHSNVQIQTGKDRAMNENIDMETEVESINREIEGTISVSKDLFASGNKDKEEEVFTPDKENHTPSSLFLGSMKKSCLSEMTNRSGRKSVLSNMDETDEETFTPDKENMTPETRRLRLMKKIGSQHQIKHPKLFKSSSLKLVVEPRSNQAAGCVSHKKEKLGSTTKSTQPNVDENDEEIFTPDKENMTPDTRLMISMKKIGKLENLKLESFKFSLDNVVDPIFHQNGTPFSSEKDNLNDKVLEEQKSTILAPRYPARLEVNTVKNRMDRVPLQSLLVNYPVKTSSISPEENIKLRDYPIQHPETMELCPFFNESVMEKKRWTIVVDTGSLLNKESRKSLQLLQGLRRTYMIIPRTVIRELDCMKRRASLFRRTTEVSAALEWIEDCMINAKAWIHVQSCAEETRAVAPTPPATAPLSLFSEENGMFPVGSHQFSPHSGLMDFASPTAEDHILEYALFFKRTNRNGQLVLLSNDLTMKIKAMAEGLNCETAEEFRESLVNPFSERFLWKDSSPRGRTWSCEDDFVLKETYYHGPPKKPSMSGEAAKGLKLILLHNSHFRRHISTAS from the exons ATGGAGGACAAGCTGGAGATTTCATCCATTGAAGAAGATAAGAAGATTCCAGTATTTACAGTGTTAAAGAATGGGGCCATTCTCAAGAACATCTTTTTGCTTGATAACCCCCCACCTTGTTCAAATCAAGAATCAGAAATTGAAGAGATTTTGGTGGTTGGTAGACACCCTGATTGTAACATTACATTGGAACACCCAAGTATCAGTAGATTTCATCTCCGTATCCACTCTAAACCGTCCTCACTCTCCCTCTCTGTTACTGATCTTTCTTCAG TACATGGGACATGGATTTCTGGTAAGAAACTTGAATCAGGAGTTAAGGTGGAGTTGAAAGAAGGTGATAGGATGCAACTTGGAGGTTCCAGCAGGGTTTACAGGCTTCATTGGGTTCCAATCAGCCATGCATATGATTTGGAGAATCCTTTTGTACCTACTCTTTGTGAATCTGAACCAGAAGAAAGCACACAGGAGGAACAACATCAG GATGAGAGTGGCTTTTCTCTCCAGAATGACCAAATTCAGAAAGAGGATTATGATATGGTGCAAGGTCTAGACTCATCATTTTCTGGTATGAGTTCATTACCGCGTCTGAGAAGTTTGACTCCACCAGCTCCTCCAATGCTTGATAAAAATGTGGCCGCAAACGAAAATCTACCAGGGAATATCCATGAAGAAGGTGAAATCAGTTTGCGGCAGCCTGCTTACCAAGCTGACAAGGAAAACAGCATACCAGAAGCTCTTCTTGTCCCAGGACAGTCCCCAAATGAAAATGCAGATGGTACCCCACCAAGATCTCAGCAAAGATGTTCAAGTATTTGGTCTAGAAGGGGAAAACACTCCAATGTTCAGATTCAAACTGGTAAAGATAGAgcaatgaatgaaaatattgacatgGAAACTGAAGTTGAATCAATTAATCGTGAAATAGAAGGAACTATATCAGTTTCTAAAGATCTTTTTGCTAGTGGAAACAAGGATAAAGAGGAAGAGGTCTTTACTCCTGACAAAGAGAACCATACTCCCAGTTCTCTCTTCCTTGGATCTATGAAGAAATCGTGTCTTTCTGAGATGACAAATAGATCGGGTAGAAAGTCTGTGCTTTCTAATATGGATGAGACTGATGAAGAAACTTTTACCCCAGACAAAGAGAATATGACACCAGAAACTCGTCGTCTGAGGTTAATGAAGAAGATTGGAAGCCAACATCAAATTAAGCATCCAAAACTGTTTAAATCTTCATCTCTGAAACTTGTGGTTGAGCCCAGGTCCAATCAGGCAGCAGGTTGTGTATCCCACAAAAAGGAGAAGCTAGGATCAACTACTAAATCAACACAGCCAAATGtggatgaaaatgatgaagaaatTTTCACTCCAGATAAAGAGAATATGACACCTGATACTCGTTTGATGATATCAATGAAGAAAATAGGGAAGTTGGAAAATCTAAAGCTAgaatcatttaaattttctcTAGACAATGTAGTTGATCCTATTTTCCATCAAAATGGAACTCCATTCTCCTCTGAGAAAGATAATCTGAATGAcaaagttcttgaagaacagaAATCAACAATCCTTGCCCCCAGATATCCAGCAAGATTGGAGGTAAACACAGTGAAGAACAGAATGGATAGGGTGCCTTTGCAGTCACTTCTTGTGAACTACCCTGTAAAGACCAGCTCAATATCTCCAGAAGAGAACATTAAGTTGAGAGATTATCCAATCCAGCATCCAGAGACTATGGAACTATGCCCCTTCTTC AATGAGAGTGTCATGGAAAAGAAGAGATGGACCATTGTAGTAGACACTGGTTCGTTGCTGAATAAAGAATCAAGGAAAAGTTTGCAGCTTCTGCAAGGTCTGAGACGAACTTATATGATAATTCCTAGAACTG TCATAAGAGAATTGGATTGCATGAAGAGGCGTGCTAGTCTATTTAGAAGGACAACTGAGGTATCTGCAGCATTAGAATGGATAGAAGACTGCATGATAAATGCAAAGGCATGGATTCATGTACAGAGTTGTGCAGAGGAAACAAGAGCAGTGGCACCAACCCCTCCTGCTACTGCTCCATTGTCTTTGTTCAGTGAGGAGAATGGCATGTTTCCTGTTGGCTCACATCAATTTTCTCCACATAGTGGTCTAATGGATTTTGCCTCACCCACAGCAGAAGATCATATCCTTGAATATGCCCTCTTCTTCAAAAGAACCAACAGAAACGGACAACTCGTCCTTCTTAGCAACGATCTTACCATGAAAATCAAAGCCATGGCAGAA GGTTTGAACTGTGAGACAGCAGAAGAGTTCCGCGAGAGCTTAGTGAATCCATTCTCTGAGAGATTTCTTTGGAAGGACAGCTCTCCCAGGGGAAGGACTTGGTCATGTGAGGATGACTTTGTTCTTAAGGAAACATATTACCACGGCCCTCCAAAGAAGCCATCAATGTCAGGAGAAGCTGCAAAAGGGTTGAAGCTCATATTGCTCCATAATTCTCATTTTAGGCGCCACATCAGTACAGCCAGTTGA
- the LOC101263267 gene encoding protein SENSITIVE TO PROTON RHIZOTOXICITY 1: protein MDPDDSLSEDPWIKSSSSGNELLKIMPSDNHSFTNLNLHAQKWEGSSYLDQQIRIEQQFSGFAKPKHTSEMDQQGNQRNENHDTTRIHDWDPRALLNNLSFLEQKIHQLQELVHLIVGRRGQDEVQGNDLIVQQQQLITADLTSIIVQLISTAGSLLPTMKHTLSSAIPAASQLGQVGGVTVPSTAGTSAGGLTCNDGVAKLEDQSNHIDQLRDCGIEHNHAADEHELKDEDEAEEEENLPPGSYEILQLEKEEILAPHTHFCTICGKGFKRDANLRMHMRGHGDEYKTPAALAKPHKEPSSEPTLIKRYSCPYVGCKRNKEHKKFQPLKTILCVKNHYKRTHCEKAYTCSRCNIKKFSVIADLKTHEKHCGKDKWLCSCGTTFSRKDKLFGHISLFQGHTPAVSPDETKGSAGTSDRGQTGEVTMKARQENYKVNASHGNEFQNPGVVKECPYNPSSYFSPLNFDTSNLNGFQEFPRPPFDESDSSFSFLLSGSCEYPPHKAAKFMSSSEME from the coding sequence ATGGATCCTGACGACAGTCTAAGTGAAGATCCTTGGATAAAGTCTTCTTCGTCTGGCAACGAATTGCTGAAAATTATGCCCTCAGATAACCATTCATTTACCAATTTAAATCTGCATGCGCAGAAGTGGGAAGGTTCCTCTTATTTGGATCAACAAATCAGGATTGAGCAACAGTTTTCTGGATTTGCTAAACCAAAACACACATCTGAGATGGATCAACAGGGGAATCAGAGGAATGAAAATCATGACACGACCAGAATACATGACTGGGATCcaagagctttgctgaacaaccTTTCGTTTCTCGAACAAAAGATTCATCAGCTCCAGGAGCTGGTGCATTTGATTGTTGGGCGGAGAGGTCAAGATGAGGTTCAGGGAAATGACCTTATAGTTCAGCAACAACAGTTAATCACAGCTGATCTTACTTCTATTATAGTCCAATTGATATCAACTGCAGGAAGTCTTCTTCCAACTATGAAGCACACTCTTTCCTCTGCGATTCCTGCTGCCAGCCAGCTTGGGCAGGTTGGTGGTGTCACAGTTCCTTCTACAGCAGGTACTAGTGCTGGTGGGCTAACATGTAATGATGGTGTTGCCAAGTTGGAAGATCAATCCAACCACATTGACCAGTTGAGAGATTGTGGGATTGAACACAATCATGCTGCCGATGAACATGAATtaaaagatgaagatgaagctGAGGAAGAAGAGAACCTTCCTCCCGGTTCCTATGAGATTCTACAGTTGGAAAAAGAGGAAATCCTTGCACCACACACTCACTTTTGCACAATTTGTGGCAAGGGATTTAAGAGGGATGCGAATTTGCGAATGCACATGAGAGGTCATGGAGATGAGTACAAGACTCCAGCAGCTCTTGCAAAGCCTCATAAAGAACCCAGTTCTGAGCCAACACTCATCAAAAGGTATTCCTGTCCGTATGTTGGATGCAAGCGCAATAAGGAGCATAAAAAGTTTCAACCTCTCAAAACCATCTTATGTGTGAAAAACCATTACAAGAGAACCCACTGTGAGAAAGCCTATACTTGTAGTAGATGTAACATTAAGAAATTTTCAGTAATTGCTGATCTTAAAACACATGAAAAGCATTGTGGAAAGGATAAGTGGCTTTGTTCCTGTGGAACAACATTTTCGAGGAAAGACAAGCTTTTTGGACACATTTCCCTTTTTCAAGGTCATACTCCTGCAGTTTCTCCGGATGAAACTAAAGGATCTGCTGGGACATCTGACCGGGGCCAAACCGGTGAAGTCACCATGAAAGCTCGACAAGAAAACTATAAGGTAAATGCTTCACATGGCAATGAGTTTCAAAATCCCGGGGTTGTAAAAGAGTGTCCATACAATCCAAGCAGTTATTTCTCACCTTTGAACTTCGATACTAGCAATCTTAATGGATTTCAAGAGTTCCCTCGACCACCATTTGACGAGTCAGATAGCTCATTCTCATTTCTGCTGTCTGGATCATGTGAATACCCTCCTCACAAGGCTGCAAAATTTATGAGTTCTAGTGAAATGGAATAA